TCATTGTAAATTTCAATCTGCGGATGATCCGGACCTAAATGGCATTGCCCGCACGTTTCAGGTTTACGGGCTTGGGCTATATCAAAATTATGGCGGAGATGGCATTTGGTACAATCCCCAAAGCTGCCGTCTTCATTTTTTTTCCCAATACCATGGCAGACCTGACAGGATTGGCTGGCCGCGTCCTTTCCAATTAAAGTGTAAATAACGTTTGGTTTACCTTTATTAAGAGGCTGTCCTGTAGCATCTAGCAGATGGTATTTTGCTAGCTCCTCTTGACTGAAACCTTTAGCACCTGTCACAGCGTACCATGATCTAGCAGCATGATTGCTCGCTGTAAACTCTTTAACCTCTTTTTCATGGCACTGGGCACAGTTGTTTGGGGTCGGTTTGGCAACGATAGCCACTTGATAATGTTCCTTCGTTAGCTTCTCCTGACCTTCTACCGGTTTGTGGCAATCGAGACACTGTACTCCGCGTCCGGCATGTTTGCTGTCAAAAAACTGATGAACAATACCAGGTGTCTTTTTCTCGTGACAATCTAGACAAGACTTATTTTTGCCCTGGACAACAGTGACGGCGCTCAATGTTGGAAGGGATGCCTTTACGCCTTTGGGCCCGATTACATAACGATAGGACAGGAGAAGCATGATTACCCCTACTATTGTGCCTAATCCCACAATGGCAACCATACGCCTAGTTGATGGTTGCATTTTAACATCTCTCCTCCCTAATGTAATTCATGGTTGAGCAGAAGCACAGGTGTTTGAGAGTACAAACACCACCTCCTTCCATTAAAAGCCAAACAATCCCAATAACATTTCCATTATAACGGGAAGAAACGAGCCCAAACTGTGATTCCAGTCACATTTTGTTGTATACAAGCTTGGGTTTTTGTAAAAAATTCCCTTGGTTTAAAGATGGATGTCATTTGAAATATCTGTCTTTTTTATGTGTCTTTACATTAAAAAATCTTGCTTTTTAAAAAGTAAATAATTATACTTATATATGTATGTAAGTACTTACTTAAATAATTAAAATAAAAAAGGGAGGTGTGCCTGCTTGAATCATTCAATCCAAAAAAGAATGAAGAAAGAAGAACGTGAACAACAAATTCTCGAAGCAGCTAGAAACGTATTTATTGAAAAGGGCTACAGAGGAGCAACGACGGTTGAAATTGCCCAAAGAGCAGGAATCTCAGAAGTTACTCTATTTCGTTATTTTTCATCCAAACAGGATATTTTTATGAAATCAATTGAACCGATTTTAACGGAAACGCTTCAAGAGGTGATTCAAACTTCAAATAGGCTTAGTTCAAAAGAACGAATCAAGCAGCTTTTACAAGATCGGATTACGTTGATATCCAAACATCATCGACTGATTAAAATGGTGTTAATGGAGGATCAGATTGATGATGAATTACCATCCGTTCACCTTATAAGCAAAATGATAAGGCTATTGAAACAAGCCATTTCCGAAATACAGGTGCAAAAGGAGAAGGAAGAAGTAATTTTGCGTTTAGTTATGGGAATGATATTAACTTTTTTGTTTATGCCGGAGAACGATAAGCAAAAAGTGAATCAAATTATTGCCCAAATGGTGGATTCAATCTGTATAGAAAATTGTAAGGAATAGACAAACATATAAATTGGGGTGAAGAAGATGAAACGAATCTTTGAATGGTTAGGTATTCGCATGGAAAAACGACCGATGAGAATTGCTGCCAAGGAAGGGAGGATTACGATGAGTGATTGGGAGAAGTTTGAAGGCTTTAAAAAAGAATTATTGGAGGAAAATGAAAGAAAGTACGGTAAAGAAATCCGGGAAAAGTACGGGGAGGAAGCGGTTGCCCGCTCCTATGAAAAATTTAAAAATATGACACCTGAGCAATATGAGGAACTAACTAAACTTGGAAATGATATTTTAGAAAACCTAAAAGAGGCTCTTTTGACAGGTGATCCGGCAGGGGAACTTGCCCAGAAAACCGCGGCTCTCCATCATCGGTGGCTTACCTTTTTTTGGGACAGCTACAGCAAAGAAGCCCATGCCGGGTTAGCCGATATGTATGTTGCCGATGAGCGGTTTAAAGCGTACTACGATAAAGTAGCGCCGGGAGCGGCCGAATTTATGCGGGATGCTATTTATGTTTATACCGGGATGAAAAAATAGGGGGCCTAACGCCTCCTATTTTTATCAAGAACTCGCTTTTTATCAAAATCAGACATATTTATTTTTCAGTCCTTGCAGGTAATCTTCATAAAACTTTTTCAAGGTAATTCCATAATTGCCATAAGTAATTCTTCAAAAAGTGAAGGAATATTTCTAAAAAGTATGGCAAAATCTATATCACTGTTTTCGTTCTCAAGTTGTTAAACATCGCTTTTGGAGATAACCTTATGAGCTTTACGTTTTTTTGAGGTTTTTCGTCTAAATTCATTGGAGAGAACACTAATGCTGCCATCAATTTCTAAAACGGCTAAGTCGACATCTTCTACCGAAGAAACCCCGTGTTCGCGGATGGCTTCATGGATTTCTTCTAAAGAGATCTTGGCTTTTGCCATATTTTCTTTAATTACTTTACCCTGATAAATTAACATTATTGCTTCTCCCTGGATCATTTTGCTAATCTTAGGGAACCGATAAGTCAAATATTTAACAAGGTAGTTTATTAAAAAGAGGGAGGCGGCAGCAACAAGGCCTCCGGATAAAGTTGTATCATTGCCAACCATGGCATTTTGCACTGCGTTTCCGATTAACATTATAAAAACCAGGTCGAATATTGAAAGCTGGGCTAATTCTTGCTTTCCAAAAAGCCGAATTAGAAGGACAATAAAGAGGTAAACGATTACCGAACTAAAAATTATTTGCCCATAGGGATGAAAAACCAAAAGATCACTTCCCAACCGTTGCCTTAAAATTCTTAGACTAATTATAATGGAAAAAAGAAAAAAGCTCAAATTTTCTCCACAAAGAAAATGATCTTAAAATACTTTTAGGAGGCGTTAGATTTGGACAAAGATAAGCTGCAGGAAATTTACCTCAAGGAAGAATATTACTGGAGGACCGAGCCAAACGAATTATCAAGAAAAGTATTAAAGTATATCCCGGAAGACCAGAGAAAAGAGAGAAAATTAGTCGACATAGGTGCCGGGGAAGGGCGGGATAGCGTCTTTTTTGCTAAAGAAGGTTTTGAGGTTTTGGCGGTGGATATATCCCCGGCGGGTCTTATGAAAGCCGAAAAACTTGCAAGTAAGGAAAAAGTAGCGATAAAGACTTTAGACGCGGACATAAACGACCTGATAATGCCGAAAGAAGTAGATATTATTTATTCTATCGGTACGCTGCAGTATCTACATCCTCAAAATAGAAACCGTCAATTTCAGCATCTAAAAGAAAAGACCAGAGATGGAGGACTACATATCTTATTTGCCTTTATTGAGCATCCGGAAGTAGAGATAGCCCCCGACTGGGGTAAAAACGAATATTTATACGGCCGGGAAGAACTCCAAAGCTATGACAAAGAGTGGGACATCCTTGACACCTATGAATATATTTTTGACTGCAGTTCCAGCAGTATTCCGCACCGCCACGCTGCCCGGGTCATAATAGCCAAATATGGATCTGTTACACCAATATCTTTGATTAAAAAGTTTTTTTTCGTTATTTCCCTATCAATATTTTCAAAAACATAGGGAAATTTTGTTTTTTTCATTTTGCTTAATTCTTCAAAAACTACTTCTGGGATAATAACTTGTCCGGGGAAAAGGGCCTTAATAATGTCCAAACGATTAATCCAGGAAAAAGAGGAAATACAATCATTATCAAATACTATTGGCATCTTTAAATGCATTTTCAGTACCTTCTAAATCTTCATTTTCCCCGAACAGAATATCCCCATAGCCACCATCTAAAAGCAGTTCTTCGTATTTTCCATAGGTAATTTTGCCGGTTTCTAAAAGAGTCCGGGCAAGTTCTGCATATTCTGAATAAATTTGTGTCCCTTTATCTTCGGTATTACGATATAGTTCAGTATTATATCCAAGTAAGGCTGCATTTTTAATTATGTTTTTTTCCATGGCTTCAACTTGCTTACTGGTTATAGCTCCAATTTCTCTTAAACGGAGAAGCATTAACTTATGACTTACCTGAAAATAGTTTTCTAAAAATATTACATCATTTAGTGTAAGGGACCTTCCCTTAGTTCTTTTTTGTATCATATAACCAAGAGCTTCATCAGGAACCAGGAGTTGAGCGGCAAATAAATTTGCGTCCCTTTCATTTTGGTACTCGTCATCAAATTTATTAATAGGACAAACTTTTGCCGACATCCCCTTATCATATTTAAGATGATAATATTCATGTGCAGCAGTAAAATATTGATGACCAAGGCTTCTACTGGCATTTATTACGATAAGCCCTGTATTTTTATAACGCATAAAAAAGCCAGAGATATTACCTCTTATTTTGGTTATTATTAGAGAGATGTTTTCAATATCTCTTAATACTCTAAAGATATCTACCCTATCATATGGTCCAATTCCAAGTATTTTTCTGGTTTCAGCTGCTTCGAACTTGATTTTATCATAATTCATTTAATTTACCTCCCCAGGAGAGATTTCATCTCATGTAAGTTACGTAGAAAAGTCTTGGCAAAAGATACGATTTTAAGGTCTTCTTCGATGAAATCACCAGCTCTAAAAGCTATTTGGATATCTGGTTCATTTATCTCTTCATTTCCGAGAAAATATTCAACCGAATATCCGTACAAATTGGCCAGTTTTTGCAGCAGGGAAATATTTATTTCCCTTGCTCCATTTTCAAAATAGGATAACTGCACTTTATTTATTCCTAAAACTTTGGCAACTTGTTCTTGGGTTAAACCGTTTTTATTTCTTGCTTCTTGCAACTTTTTACCAATATTTTTAAATATTGAATTATCCATATCATCACCACCTTAACAAATGTGTTAACTTTACAATATATTTTATCATTATTATAACATATAAGTTACAAGTTTAACCATAAGCTTAGAAATATTTTTTTTATTTCCAGTATATTTATCCAAAACTCTTTTGGGCTTATTTTGCAGGATTTGAGAAAATTTTGGCGAAATTTAACAAAGTTAAAGATTGCAAAATTAATGACGGAGTGAACATTAAATGGGGCAAAACAACGACGGTGTACTGGAATTTGCATCGGTATTGTGGGCAACTGCCGATAGACTTCGCAATAATATGGAGCCTTCCGAATATAAGCATATTGTTTTGGGCCTTATCTTTTTAAAATATATTTCTGATGCCTTTAAAGAGCGGCAGGAAGAGTTACAAACTTTAGTCAAAGACCCTGGTAATCCTGATTATTATTGCGTAAGTGAAGAAGAAGCCCAGTATATTCTTGAAGATAAGGATGAGTATCTGGCTGCCAACGCGTTTTATGTTCCACCGCAGGCGCGCTATGAATACTTAATGGCCAATGCCCAGCGGAGTGATATTGGCAAACTAATTGATGAAGCGATGGATTTAATTGAAAAAGAAAACCCCAAATATTTACGGGGGGTATTACCAAAGGTATATACCAGAGCTCCTCTTGATCCTCACACCCTTGGTGAAATTGTAAATTTAATCGGGAGTATTGGTTTTAAGAAAAACGAAGAAAGGGATATTTTAGGCAGGGTTTATGAATATTTTTTAACCCAGTTTGCCAAACAAGAGGGCAAAGGCGGCGGTCAGTTTTTTACTCCGGAATGTGTGGTAAAGCTTTTAGTGGAAATGATTGAACCGCTGCACGGCAGGGTTTTTGACCCCTGCTGCGGCTCTGGCGGTATGTTTGTCCAGAGTATGCGGTTTGTGGAGGCCCATGCGGGAAAAAAGGGGGACATTTCTGTCTATGGTCAGGAATCCAACCCCACTACTTACCGTCTTTGCAAGATGAACCTGGCAATTCGCGGGATTGAAGCGGACATCCGACTTGGAAATTCTTATATTGATGACCAGTTTAAAGATTTAAGGGCTGATTATATCTTAGCCAATCCTCCCTTTAACGACAGTGCCTGGGGGGCGAACCGGGTGGCGGACGATGTTCGCTGGAAATATGGTCTACCCCCGGATTCCAATGCCAATTATGCCTGGATTCAGCACTTTATCTATCACCTTGCCCCCAATGGAGTTGCGGGTTTTGTCCTGGCCAACGGTTCTATGACTACCAGTAATAGTGCGGAATATGAGATAAGAAAAAGAATTATTGAAGAAAACCTTGTAGATTGTATGGTGGCTTTACCTCCACAGCTCTTTTATACCACCGGAATTCCTGCCTGTTTGTGGTTTATTAGAAAAGGCAGAAAAACCAGAGAAATCCTTTTTATAGATGCCCGGAAAATGGGGATCATGGTGGATAGGACCCATAGAGAACTTACCTGTAAGGAAATAAAGAAAATTGCTCAAACCTATCACAGCTGGCGCAATAAAAAAGGATATGAAGATGTTAAGGGCTTTTGTGCTTCGGTGCCGGTAGAAATTATTGCTCAGAATGATTACGTCCTTGCTCCCGGAAGGTATGTAGGGGTAGAAGATACCGCCGATGATGGCATACCTTTTGAGGAAAAAATGGCGGAACTTGTGGAAAAACTTTATCGGCAAATGAAAGAAGCTAAAAGACTTGATGAGATTATAAAAGCAAATCTGGAGGAGTTGGGATATGGGGAGTAAAGATGTAGCCTTTAATTTGTCAGAAAATAATTTGCCTGAGGGTTGGGGTATAAGGAAACTTTCTGAAATAGCTGAAATAAATTCTACATGCCTAAAAAAAGGTGACAAAATAGGTAAAATTCAATATGTCGATATATCTTCAGTTGGTGAGAGACGAATTTTAAAAAAGGTAGAATATAGTTTTGAAAATGCTCCAAGTAGAGCAAGAAGGAAAGTGGAAGATGGTGATACGATAATTTCAACGGTAAGACCTAACTTAAAAGCATATGCCTATATAAAAAATCCACCGAAAAACTTGATTGTTTCAACTGGATTTGCGGTAGTTAGACCTAAAGAAGATTATAAAAAATACTATTATTATTACTTAACGTCAGACCAATATATTAATTATTTAGTTTTAAACACTAGGGGTTCTGCTTATCCTGCGGTTAATGTTAAGACTATTGAAGAATCTAATGTGATATTTCCGACTTCTTTAGAGGCAAAAAAAATTGGAGAGATTCTTTCAGCATTTGACGATAAAATAGAACTCAACAACGAAATGAATAAAACGCTGGAAGAAATAGCTAAGACTATTTTTAAACGCTGGTTCATTGATTTTGAGTTTCCCAACGAAAAGGGTAAGCCGTATAAATCCAGCGGGGGAGAGTTTGTAGAGAGTGAATTGGGACCGATACCGAAAGGTTGGAGGGTTGGGAAGTTAGGAGAAATTATTGAAATTACCAGTGGGAAAAGACCAGTTTCTCGAAAAGAATATAGGGATATAGTGCACAAAATTCCATTAGTTGGTGCAAGTTCAATAATGGGTTATGTAAAAGAAATATTATATAATGAACCAGTTATTATAATTGGGAGAGTAGGTACATTAGGGGTAGTACAAAGATTTAATGAACCGATATGGGCATCAGATAATACGCTTGTAATTAAAAGTAACTATCATGAATATGTATACCAATTACTAAAATTATTAGATTATAACTCACTTAATCGTGGTTCGACTCAACCATTATTGACACAAAATGATATAAAAAATTTACCGGTAATAATAGCCGAAAAAAATGTTATTCTGGAATTTGAAAAAGTAAGTAATAGCATTTATAGAAGAGTTAATTTTAACAAAAAAATGAATGATATCTTATCCCAGCTTCGCGATACCCTGCTTCCCAAACTTATTTCCGGCGAAATCAGGGTGGTTTAGGTTTAAATCCTTTAAAAGTTTCCCTAAAGGGTGAATTGTCCATGAACCTTAATCAAAATTTTGAGAGTGTGGTGGAGGAAGCGGCAATAAATTGGTTTTGCGATATAGGCTACGAATACCTGCCTGGCAGCGAAATTCCTGTAGAGGACAGGGAAGATTTCCGGGAGGTTATCTTAAAAAACAGGCTTTACAATGCTCTTATAAAAATAAATCCTGGCCTGCCGCTTAGTTGTATTGAAGATGCTATCCGCCAGCTCAAAAACTTCCAATATCCCAGGATTGAGCTAAATAACAGGGAAATCCATAAAATTTACCGAAACGGTGCGATTGTTACAAGGCGCAGAAGTGACGGCGAAGAAGTGGGAGAGATAGTAAAAATCTTTGATTACGAAAATCCGGAAAACAACGATTTTCTTGTCTGCAATCAGGTAAAAATCAAGGGTACCGGAGTAAGAATCCCTGATATAGTGGTTTATATTAACGGCCTGCCGGTAGGAGTATTTGAGCTTAAAAACCCTTTGGATGAAACGGCAACGATTGAGGGAGCGTACCGACAGCTTGAGCTGTACAAGAGGGATATCCCTGACCTTTTTGCCTATAATGAAATCTGTGCTGTCTCCGATGGGACCGAAGCCAAAGCAGGGACCCTTACGGCCTCCTGGGAAAGATTTGCTGCCTGGAAATCAATTGACGGAGTCCAAAAGATTGAGGGAATGCCCGCCCTTGAAGTATTAATAAAAGGGATGTTTGCTAAAAACAGGGTGTTAGACCTCATCAGGAACTTTATTACTTTTACCATGGCTAAGGACGAAGTAGTAAAAATTATGGCGATGTATCACCAGTATTACGGGGTAAACAGGGCGGTAGAAGAAACTATTCGAGCGGTATCTCCCACCGGTGACCGGAGGATTGGTACCTTCTGGCATACCCAGGGGAGCGGTAAGAGCCTTTCGATGGTGTTTTATACCGGAAAGATTATCGAGCTAAAAGAACTTCAAAATCCAACCGTTGTGGTAATTACCGACCGAAACGACCTTGATGACCAGCTATATAATACTTTTTGCAGTGCCAGTGATTTAATCCCCTATCCAAAGCAAATAGAGAGTGTGGAAGACTTGAAAGAGAAACTTTCCCAGGTTGCCGCAGGGGGTATCTTTTTTACCACTATTCAAAAGTTCCAAGCGGAAACGGATGAAAGTTTAGAAATTCGTGACCCCAAGCTAAAAAGAAGTATAAATAAAGGTAAAACCTATCCTTTGCTTTCGGACCGCAGTAATATTATTGTTATTGTTGATGAGGCCCACCGTTCGCACTACGAATTTATCGATGGATTTGCCAGAAATATCCGGCAAGCCTTTCCCAATGCCAGTTTCATAGGCTTTACCGGGACGCCCATTGACTTTGAGGACAAGTCTACCCTCCAGGTTTTTGGCGATTATATCAGCATTTATGATATGAAGCAGGCGGTAGAAGATAAAGCTATTGTGCCCATATATTACGAAGGACGGCTGGTAAAACTTCACTTGATAAACGAAGATATTGACCGGGAGTTTGAAGAAGTAACGGAAGGCGAGGAAGAGGAAGTAAAGAATAAATTAAAAACAAAGTGGGCGGCATTAGAAGCTCTGGTTGGAACTCAGGAAAGACTGGAAACTATAGCCAAAGATATTGTGGAGTATTTTGAGGAAAGGTGTAAAGTTTTAGAAGGCAAGGGCATGATCGTCTGCATGAGCCGCAGGATTTGCGTTGACCTCTATAACGAAATAATAAAATTAAGACCCCACTGGCATAGCGATGATTTGGATAAAGGCGTAATTAAAATAGTCATGTCCGGGAATGCATCAAAAGACCCCAAAGAGTTTTTACCACACCTGTACACTAAATCCCAGATCAAAGAAATCGAAAAAAGGATGAAAGACCCCAATGATCCGTTAAAGCTGGTTATTGTCAGGGATATGTGGCTTACGGGCTTTGATGTTCCCTGTTTACATACCATGTATATCGACAAGCCCATGAAAGGACATAACTTGATGCAGGCAATTGCCAGGGTCAACAGGGTTTTTCGGGACAAGCCTGCCGGATTAGTAGTGGATTATATCGGTATTGCCGATGATTTAAAACGGGCTTTGGCGAACTATACCCGGAGTACTGGCAAGGAAGCGGCGACTTTGCCGATTGACGAAGCTATAAGGATTATGCAGGAGAAATATGATATTGTTTGTTCCTATTTTCACGGTATTGACTTTTCTGACTGGGAAGAAAAAAGTGCTGGGGATAAGCTTTATCTTTTAAAACAGGCGATGGAACTTATTAACAAAGATGAAACCACCAAGAAAGATTTTCTGGAACAGTGCATGGCGTTAAGTAAGGCTTTTGCCCTTGTGGTACCGCGGAAAGAAGCGATGCATATTCGTTCGGAGGTAGCCTTTTTCCAGGCAGTAAGGAGCAATGTCGTTAAATACACACCGCCCAAGGGATTGTCAATTGAGGAACTGGATAGTGCGGTAAAGCAAATTATTTCTAAAGGGGTTGCAGCCAGCGACAAACCCATTGATATCTTTGATGCGGCGGGGCTTAAAAAGCCGGATTTATCGATTTTAAGTGAAGAGTTTTTGGATGAATTAATGGGTTATGAAAATAAAAACTTGCAGATTGAGGTTTTGCGAAAACTTTTAAATGACGAAATTAGGGCTAAAAGCCGGAAAAATCAGGTAAAATATTCCTCTTTTAAAGAGATGATTGAAAAAGTTTTAAACCAGTATCACAACCGGGCTATCACCTCGGCAGAGGTTATAAAACACCTTATTGATTTAGCCAGAGAAATGCGGCACATGGACCAGCGGGCCAAAGAAATGGACTTAACCGAAGAGGAAATTGCTTTTTATGATATTGTCAGTCAGGGAAGAGAGGCCATCTTAAAGGATGAAGATGCCAAAGAAATTGCCCGGGAAGTGGTGAGGATAATAAAGAGCAAAACCGAAGGACAGGTAGACTGGACGATAAAAGAAAATATCAAGGCGTCAATACGGGCGACGGTAAAACGGCTTTTACGCAGAAAAGGCTTTAAAGACCAGGAAGAATTGGATAATGTGGTTAAGCTCATTATTGAGCAGGCGGTTTATCTTTTTGAAGATGCTGCATAAATCGTCTAAAGTCCTTTTTGGAAGGTAGGATACCATGCCGCAAATATGCTACCGGGATGAAGTAATTACCTATCAGGTGATTCGGAAAAAGAAAAAGTTTGGAATTATTATATCGCCGGAAGGAGAAGTAGTGGTGACTGCCCCCTTCTCGGTTTCTGATAGCTTTATTGAAAAGGTCGTTAAACGATAAGGCCATTTCTACATAATAATCTTTTGGGATATTTTCCAGCATATTAAATTTTCTTCGGGAACAACGATTTTCGAAAAAGGCAATTCTCTATATCCAGTATACTTAGAAAAACCTGGTTTTTATGTTAAATCTGGGAGGGTAAAATTTATTCTGAAAACTGTCGGATAAACGACAGTTTTTTTTTTAACTCTTCGCTATAGTAAAAATAGCGTAAATTTTAGCTCGTAACAAAAATTTGTTCAAAAGATATTCTTTAGATGTCAGGAGTTGATGCAGATGTCTGAAAAAGGACTGAAAATTGCTGTTTCCGGTAAAGGCGGGGTAGGAAAAACTACCCTGGCTGCACTGCTCTGTCATATTTTTGCCCGGGAGGGTAAAAAAGTACTGGCTGTAGATGCCGACCCTGATGCCAATTTGGGCACAGCTTTAGGGTTTCCAGCGGAGGTCTTAGAAAAGTTAACGGCAATTTCCGAGGATAAAGAGCTTATCAAAGAGCGGACCGGTGCTAAACCGGGAACATCCGGTCAGTACTTTATCCTAAATCCCCGGGTTGATGATATCCCTGAAAAATATATGGTAGAGCACGCTGGCCTACGGTTGATGCAAATGGGTAAAGTGGCTAAAGGAGGCTCGGGGTGTGCCTGTCCGGAAAGTACCTTACTTAAACATCTTCTCCGTCACCTGGTTTTAACAGCTGAGGAAACTGTGGTTGTTGATATGGAAGCAGGTCTGGAACATTTAGGACGCGGAACGGCTGAAGGGGTAGATGCTTTCATAGTGGTAGTTGAACCGGGTAAGCGGAGTTTCCAAACCGCAAGAGCGATAGTAACTTTGGCTAAAGATTTAGGGGTTACTAAGATTTTTGCAGTGGCTAACAAAG
The sequence above is a segment of the Carboxydothermus pertinax genome. Coding sequences within it:
- a CDS encoding type I restriction endonuclease subunit R — protein: MNLNQNFESVVEEAAINWFCDIGYEYLPGSEIPVEDREDFREVILKNRLYNALIKINPGLPLSCIEDAIRQLKNFQYPRIELNNREIHKIYRNGAIVTRRRSDGEEVGEIVKIFDYENPENNDFLVCNQVKIKGTGVRIPDIVVYINGLPVGVFELKNPLDETATIEGAYRQLELYKRDIPDLFAYNEICAVSDGTEAKAGTLTASWERFAAWKSIDGVQKIEGMPALEVLIKGMFAKNRVLDLIRNFITFTMAKDEVVKIMAMYHQYYGVNRAVEETIRAVSPTGDRRIGTFWHTQGSGKSLSMVFYTGKIIELKELQNPTVVVITDRNDLDDQLYNTFCSASDLIPYPKQIESVEDLKEKLSQVAAGGIFFTTIQKFQAETDESLEIRDPKLKRSINKGKTYPLLSDRSNIIVIVDEAHRSHYEFIDGFARNIRQAFPNASFIGFTGTPIDFEDKSTLQVFGDYISIYDMKQAVEDKAIVPIYYEGRLVKLHLINEDIDREFEEVTEGEEEEVKNKLKTKWAALEALVGTQERLETIAKDIVEYFEERCKVLEGKGMIVCMSRRICVDLYNEIIKLRPHWHSDDLDKGVIKIVMSGNASKDPKEFLPHLYTKSQIKEIEKRMKDPNDPLKLVIVRDMWLTGFDVPCLHTMYIDKPMKGHNLMQAIARVNRVFRDKPAGLVVDYIGIADDLKRALANYTRSTGKEAATLPIDEAIRIMQEKYDIVCSYFHGIDFSDWEEKSAGDKLYLLKQAMELINKDETTKKDFLEQCMALSKAFALVVPRKEAMHIRSEVAFFQAVRSNVVKYTPPKGLSIEELDSAVKQIISKGVAASDKPIDIFDAAGLKKPDLSILSEEFLDELMGYENKNLQIEVLRKLLNDEIRAKSRKNQVKYSSFKEMIEKVLNQYHNRAITSAEVIKHLIDLAREMRHMDQRAKEMDLTEEEIAFYDIVSQGREAILKDEDAKEIAREVVRIIKSKTEGQVDWTIKENIKASIRATVKRLLRRKGFKDQEELDNVVKLIIEQAVYLFEDAA
- a CDS encoding nucleotide-binding protein, whose translation is MSEKGLKIAVSGKGGVGKTTLAALLCHIFAREGKKVLAVDADPDANLGTALGFPAEVLEKLTAISEDKELIKERTGAKPGTSGQYFILNPRVDDIPEKYMVEHAGLRLMQMGKVAKGGSGCACPESTLLKHLLRHLVLTAEETVVVDMEAGLEHLGRGTAEGVDAFIVVVEPGKRSFQTARAIVTLAKDLGVTKIFAVANKVRPGDEEIIRKELNFLPVLGFIPYDPTLILADLSGVSVFEQASEIVAIGYKIKNRLLEEVERQS